DNA sequence from the Streptomyces tsukubensis genome:
CTCCCCGGCCCGCCCGAGCCCGCTCCACCGCACCCGGGTTCGCCAACCACCGCTGCAGGACAGGCCACTTGGCTACTCTTTGAAACCATGACCAATGCGCAGCCCGCCGGCTTCTGGAGCTACACCCATCGTGATGATCAACTGGACTCGGGACGGATCGCCCGTCTGTCGGAGCGCATAGCCAACGAGTTCGAGATCATCACCGGCGAACCTCTTGAGATCTTTATGGACAAGAGGTCGATCGAGTGGGGCGACGCGTGGCGAATGCGTCTCGACTCCGCGTTGACCGGAACCACCTTTCTCATACCTGTCATCACACCGAACTTCCTGAAGAGTCAAGAGTGCAGGCGCGAGGTCATCAGGTTCTCCGGCCACGCGGCCAGCCTGGGGCTGGACGAGCTACTGCTGCCGATCCACTATGTGAATGTTCCCCAACTCACGTACGGATCCGACGATCACCCTTCGGATGAAGTCGTCCAGCTCATCGCGCGGCGACAGTGGGTGGACTGGCGTGAACTGCGGCTCGAAGACGAGGCGTCGCCTGTGTATCGGCAGGCCGTGCACAAACTGGCGTTGAAGATCTCGGAGGTGCTGGAGTCGGCACCGCCCGCCAGGCCAGTGGAGATGGTCCACCAGGGTCTCATTGCCGATGATGAACCACCGGGTTTTCTGGAGCTCATGGCAGAGGCCGAGACCGCACTGCCCGTGTGGGTGGGGATCGCACAGAAGTTCCCGGAAGTCATCTCGGCCATCGACCATGAGACCTCCTGGGCAGCCGAAGAAATGGTCAAGTCGGACGCCCGGGGTGGAGGGTTCGCCGGTCGGATGCGTGTGACCGAGCAGCTTTCCGAGCGGCTCGCCGGACCCGTGGCACAGGTGGAAACGCTGGGAGGGCAGTACTGGGCAGCCCTTGCTTCCATTGACCCGGGCATCCAGGGGTTTATCAGACGAGCGGGTGAAGAGGATCTTCCTCCGGAAGACCAGCAGGCCGTTCGCGAGTTCTTCCGGCAAATCCAGGCGCTGACGTTGACATCCAGTGCTACGACCACGCAGCTTCAAGGATTCTCCGACAGCATGGAAGGAGTTACCCAACTCAGCAGCCACTTGAAGCCGCGACTGAGGACCATCCAAGCTGCCGTGCAGAAAATGATCGACGGCCATACGGTGATCGACGAGTGGAGTCGTCTGATCGGCGAGACCGACCTCGGGGACGACGCGCCTTCCTAGCAGGTGGGCTGAGTGGGGTCAGTCCTCAAGGCGTTGCAGGATCTGCGTGAACTCGCCGTTCTCGACCAGACCGGTGAGGACTTGAACCATGTTGCTGATGCCGGCGTCGCGGACGATGAGTCCGTCCGAGCACCAGTAGTAGCGTCCTCCCAGAGCTTCACCGCTTGCCGCCCACCGCTTCATCAGCGTCTCAACGTAGCCAACTGTGCACATGGTTGCACTCCATCGGGATCCGTCCTGCAGCCGCACCTCGACGTCAATGTCGTACACCGCTTCGAGGTCCTCGCCTGCGTCCGGCAGGAACGCGGCTTCGAAGTGCTCGGTGTGGACGCGGTACCAGGGTTCATCCCAGCTGCCCGGTGGTGTGCCATGGCTCATCGGGCGAGCCTGATGGGCAGATGCCCGCTCGGCAACTGCTTTGTTCCGACACGCTTCCGGCGTGAACAGCGATCTTGTGCCCGATGGCTCGTAGGAGCGGGCAGGCCCGCTGATCCCGCCCCGGCCACCGCGACGGCATCGGCTTCCCGGGCGTAGGCCATTCGACGCTCGTCGAGCTGCGGCATGTCGAGCTGTTGGACCTCTGGCCACTACAGGCGGGTGGCCGGACCGCGCAGGCCGTACTCTGCCCGGGTGACCCGGTTGGTCGTGGCAGCGGGCGGAGGGGGCGACGCGGTCGCCGCAGCGATGCTCGACGCTGCCCTGTACGGCCCGGAGAATCCGGCGGTCGTCCTCACCTATGCCTGGGACCGCCTCCTGGTCGACCCGGTCCCCGGCCCCAGAACACCGGCGGACTTCACCTCACTCGGTCGTATGGCGCCGGGTGTCCCCGCCATTACCGCCTCTACCGAACCCGTCCCACCGGCGGGCTCCACACTCCCCCGCTTGGCACGCGAACTCCCCCAGACCTTCGCGCTGATCGACCCGCGCCACGGCGTGCAAGGCGTCACCGGGCAACTGGCCGAACTGGTGGAACAGCTCCACCCCGAGTCCGTCGACCTGCTGGACGTCGGCGGCGACATCCTCGCCCACGGCGACGAACCCGCCCTGCGCAGCCCCTTGGCGGACGCTCTGACGCTGGCCGCCTGCCACCGGCTCGGTGCCCCCGTACGTCTGCTCGTCGCCGGCCCCGGCCTCGACGGCGAACTAACCGCCGAGACCCTCCGCCCCCTGCTCGGCCGGCTCGTCACCACCTTCACTCCGGAGCACGCCGCCGCAGTCGACCCGGTCCTGGAGTGGCACCCCTCGGAGGCCACGGGCATGCTCGCGGCCACCGCCCGGGGGATCCGCGGACTGTGCGAAGCCCGCGACACCGGCTTCCCCGTCCCCCTCACCGACGAAAGCCCCACCGTCCACGAAGTCGACATGGACGACGCCTTCAAGCGGAACAGCCTGGCCCAGGCCATCACCACGACGACCACCCTCACGGCCGCGGAGGCACTCAGCCGGGAGATCTGCGGCTTCTCCGAGATCGACTACGAGCGCGACAAGGCCACCGGGTTGGCCTCCGCCCCGCCGAAGTCTTTCGAACCCGAATCCACCCTCACGCGCGTGGCCTCGTACGAGCACCAGGCTCGCGCCCGAGGGGTCACTCACACGACGTTCCGCCACCTCACCGAAGTGCTCAACCTCCCCGGCACCCACCGCGACATCCTCAAAGCCCTGCTGCTCACCCACTGCCCCGAGCAGTACACCCCACCCCTCTGGCATATCCCGCCGACAACCTGAGCTGCACCCCGGTCATGCCACGGGCGGCTCCCGGCGGGCCCGCGCGCGGTCGAAGGACCACGCCGCGATGCCGACGAGGACGGCCACCGCAGCCGCGTACGCCGGGAGCCAGCGGGTCGTCGTCGAGGAGAGGCAGTCGGCCACGGCCTCGTGGGACTGGGCGCGTTGGGCCGCGGCGAGGGCCGTCGGGCTGAAGCCCGGAGTGGCCGACAGCGCCGCCGCGGCCTGCTCGGAGGCGTACACACCGAGCTTCGGGCAGGACCCCCGGGTGCCCGGCATCGGGAAGAGCCACGACCAGCGTTGCAGCGCGGGGGCCAGGGTGATGGCCACGCAGAGGCCGACCACCATCGAGTACGCCGTCAGATTGCGGAAATATGTGGCGCCTGAGCCCGGGGTCCGGCGCGGGAGGCGGTAGAAGCAGACGATCAGGGCCAGCAGCGTCGCCCCGATATAGGTGGAGAACCACTGCCACGAGCCCTGGGCCAGTACGGCCGCCAGTACGCCGCCGAGCGCGATGCCGATGACGCCCGCCTGACTGCCGGAGTCGGGGGCGGCGGGCGGGGCGGGGTGGGGCATGGTCCGGCTCCTGAAGGGTGGGGACCCCAGGATCCGGGGCGGTGCCGTCCGGGTACGGCACCGGGCGGCAACCGGCGGGCGGGCTCAGTCTTTCGTGGGCGGGGCGTCCGTCAGGTGGGCGAACGCGTCCAGATTGCGGGTCGATTCGCCGCGGGATACCCGCCACGCGTACTCCTTGCGGATCGCGCTCGCGTAGCCCAGCTCCAGCAGCGTGTTGAAGGCGCCGTCCGACGCCTCCAGGACCGAGCCCAGCAGGCGGTCCACCTCCTCCGGGGTGATCACGGAGAGAGGGAGGCGGCCGGTCAGGTAGATGTCGCCGAGCTGGTCGATCGCGTACGCCACCCCGTACAGCTTGAGGTTCCGCTCCAGCAGCCAGCGGTGGACCGCGGCGTCGTTCTCGTCGGGGTGGCGGATGACGAAGGCGTTCACGGAGAGGGAGTGCGCGCCGATGCGGAGGGCGACGTTCGTCGCGAGTTTGCGGGTGCCGGGG
Encoded proteins:
- a CDS encoding toll/interleukin-1 receptor domain-containing protein — its product is MTNAQPAGFWSYTHRDDQLDSGRIARLSERIANEFEIITGEPLEIFMDKRSIEWGDAWRMRLDSALTGTTFLIPVITPNFLKSQECRREVIRFSGHAASLGLDELLLPIHYVNVPQLTYGSDDHPSDEVVQLIARRQWVDWRELRLEDEASPVYRQAVHKLALKISEVLESAPPARPVEMVHQGLIADDEPPGFLELMAEAETALPVWVGIAQKFPEVISAIDHETSWAAEEMVKSDARGGGFAGRMRVTEQLSERLAGPVAQVETLGGQYWAALASIDPGIQGFIRRAGEEDLPPEDQQAVREFFRQIQALTLTSSATTTQLQGFSDSMEGVTQLSSHLKPRLRTIQAAVQKMIDGHTVIDEWSRLIGETDLGDDAPS
- a CDS encoding DUF1152 domain-containing protein; the protein is MTRLVVAAGGGGDAVAAAMLDAALYGPENPAVVLTYAWDRLLVDPVPGPRTPADFTSLGRMAPGVPAITASTEPVPPAGSTLPRLARELPQTFALIDPRHGVQGVTGQLAELVEQLHPESVDLLDVGGDILAHGDEPALRSPLADALTLAACHRLGAPVRLLVAGPGLDGELTAETLRPLLGRLVTTFTPEHAAAVDPVLEWHPSEATGMLAATARGIRGLCEARDTGFPVPLTDESPTVHEVDMDDAFKRNSLAQAITTTTTLTAAEALSREICGFSEIDYERDKATGLASAPPKSFEPESTLTRVASYEHQARARGVTHTTFRHLTEVLNLPGTHRDILKALLLTHCPEQYTPPLWHIPPTT
- a CDS encoding type III secretion system chaperone family protein; amino-acid sequence: MSDDAVRTSPAEVIEATLREAGLEWENPEPGSYVVALPGTRKLATNVALRIGAHSLSVNAFVIRHPDENDAAVHRWLLERNLKLYGVAYAIDQLGDIYLTGRLPLSVITPEEVDRLLGSVLEASDGAFNTLLELGYASAIRKEYAWRVSRGESTRNLDAFAHLTDAPPTKD